The following nucleotide sequence is from Salvia splendens isolate huo1 chromosome 2, SspV2, whole genome shotgun sequence.
ctcaacctgcacatttttaaaaagaaatgcaaggctgagtacttgatgcattcagtggacacatgccaaattaattttcataaaatattgtgtcagcatttacaagtgaactcggggtttttataaaagaccaagtcaccaaaacattttctcGCTCAAAAGTATGACCGcaacccattttttctctctccttgtaccatatctgaacctcatatgtgaaacgagaacgtggccacattctcgatcactggaccggccaactcgaaagatagcgcacgatcccctctgtgtacactagaTTGAATAGAGACTCACTAATTAAACTCATAACTTCTAGTAGGCACTCACTCTCCACTAGGGCGATTAGATAGGCACatccacaaaaataaaatacggcatgacacaatatatttggaatttaatCACATAACTCATACTTGAAAGATATTGCGTAAATTTAAAAGTAAGCCTACacaataatgtaggatagaaagccCACAGTAAAACTTTAGTTCGAAAACCCACCTcgttcatttaatttctgaatatGAATTCCTTACTTCGACCCCAATTTTACTTGCAAAGAAATCCCATTTAAGTCCATGCTCCTCTTTCCTTCCATTTATTTTCAAGGCCGCCCGAGGCGTTGTTGGAGATGCCGGTCGGCCTTCCGCGTCCCCAAAAGCTAAAACTTCGATCCAAGTATTTAATTTACTTCCATCAGCCCCTTCATTAGTTCAAGTTTTAACTAATAAACTTCCTCAAGCCAAACAAAAATTTCCAGGTCCAACAACTAGTTAATTCTCGGCCCAAGTCATAAATAGATAGACTTTGGCCTAATAATGTAATACTCCACAATCCAACACTATTTCCTTTACTTGTATCAAACTAGAACCCTCTCTCTTTCGAATCTCATGCTCGTATCTCTCTgatccctcttcttcttcttcttctcctcctccacgATGCAGCCCCAAATCCCTCTCCCTCGATCTCACGCCGAGCCACCGCTGTTATCCTCTCCTTCATTAAATTTTGCGCCGCCGTCACGACCCTATCTTTCCCTCATCTCCTTCACAGCACCGCTGCTGTCAAAGTGATGCCGGCGTCGTCGCTGCCGGGTCAGCCGCTGCTGCTCTCTTCTCCAAGGCGTCGCTGATGTTCGTTATTACGACGCGCTGCTGCTCGTGTGGTTGCATCAGCCGCCGTCTCCTCTTCTCTCCGTCGCCGCTGAACGGTCGCACACGGCTGCTGTCCGTCGCTGTTCGGTTGTCGCCACTGATCCGTCGCTGTTGTACTTTTCACGGCGATGCAGCGCCGCCTCTGCCGTCGCTGCCTTGGTAAAATTCTCCGTCATCATCTCACGTCATCTCCTCTCCCTAGCTCTACTCTCGGTTAATTTTCTTTGGAATTTTGAATGATTTAAATTATGGGATCGATGGAATATATATCTCCATGGGAAAAGATTTGACTGATTATATTCTTGTTTTTTCAGGGTGGTGGAGAGATTTGAGATAACTACCGCGGATTTGAAATTGAAGAGTGATAGATATCCTTGGATTAAAATTAAAAGGACTATTTTGGGCTCAAAGAaggaagaataaaaaaaagttttgggCTTGGCTTATAAAAAGCGAGTTCCTAATTgatattaaaagaataattgtttggctcaaaaagtaaaatacttctctcgacaaatAAATAAAGGCAAAAAATTTTCAGATGTACAAACAATATCACtacgagaacaaataaaaaaaatcaggtATTACAATGAACCTAAATTATTAAAAGTGATTTCGTGGTGCATGATAttgatgatgaaattgatgttaataattttaattcccCCAAAAATGTTGTATTGCAGTTTCATCATCATTCAATTCTTCCGTGTCTCGAACGTTTTTTATTTCTTCAGGGCTACGGGGTCAAACTTCTGGTCTAGCGATTATTTTACTCTATTAAATGCAgttattatttagttataatGTTAAATTGAGACTCCATTATTAATATTCCATCTGTCCTCCAAATTTTATCACAGTTTGACCgagcatgagttttaaaaaatgtaataaaaagtgaattgaaaaaattagtaagGTGTGGGtgctacttttaaagtattagttttataataaaatatgagtgaaaataagttagtgaaatgtgaggcccactactaaaaatggtaaaaagtgaaatatgacaaattttatgggacaagtaaaaaatgaaaaatgtgataaaatttcggagacggatgaagtattttcttATTGTTTAATTAATGAAGAGGCTGTAAAGAGAAAATTGAGGGTTTATTATGTATAGAATCATATTGATATAGCAATATAGTACGATGCAACCGGAATTAACGGCTCATTGCCCATTACGATTATTGTAATTCGGATATGATTCCTGATAATCGATTACGTTTCGCAACCCCAAAGTTAAACACTATCATAATCTCCATCTAAACTATGTGCCCAATAAGTATTATCTAATTGTATTATTGTATATAATCCAACACAACATTTCCATTCCTCAACGCGGCGACATGTGTGTGATTAATATACAAGCATGATTTAATATGACGAGTTCATTTTCGACTATTTTACCGACATACGCTTTATCAATGTGTATACCATTTGAACAATTTCGTACTTCTAGTCTAGTTTCATCATCATTACATATTCCAAAAAAGAAAcgaatttaatttttaacatTATACAGAAAGGAATCGCTCCACGCAACCACAAATCATTATCAGACAGTTAAGATAGTACATCACAATACTTAGTGATAAGTCTGTTACGCAAGCCACGCATAGCACAGAAATAGGTGTTGAAAACGACAATAATGCAAACCAACATAAGTTAAATTTGGACAAACCACAAAGTAACCAACACAAAATCTATTATTCGTCACCTGATTGCACCTAATAAATTGGCACCATCAAGTTTTGCACCTTCCAAATCCTGCAATCAAACATAATATGCAATCAAACATAATAGCTGTAAACCcaatttccattttcatttcattttatgaGCAAGTGTTTGAATGAGCAACTCAAATCAAGTCGCACCTTGTTTCAAGAACTTGGAAACCAGTATTTGTGAAAATAGGCATAGACAAAGTGAACAGccaattttaaattcattttggtAATTTAGAGTGGAATAGTGTTGCCTCTGTAGGCACATGATCTGACAGGCTGTTACAAAGGATGTTAAGACAGGAGCCTCTGTGCTGAAGCCCTTCTTCTATATCTATTATGCTAATCCATAACTAGAATAAATGAAAAGTTTAAACAAACAAAGATAATCGTTTAACCTATAATAAAGATAATCATATCTCTATTGTTGTAATAAGACAAGCTAATATACTAATGAATTGGAATTCAAAAAATGCCTAACATATAcactaaatttatatttaattgccTAACAAGGGAAATACTCCTTGTAAAAATGCCTGACATACTCAcgcaaaaaaaataattttcacagAATTTCAGTTGTAAATATGTTTTATTACTGCAGTTAATTGCATAAAAAGTTTTGTCATTTCCCATGCCATCCTAATCTAAATGGATATCTGATTCAGAGAAAATACCCTTAAATTATGAACAGTTAGGTTTACTCACCGTCTCACGGAGATTTACATGCCGTAGGTAAGCCCTTTGGAGATTTGCTCCTTTCAGATTTGCATTCGTTAACTTAGCACCCTGGAGAAAGAATTGAGCAAGATGGATTCATGTTTAAAATTCAGGTTAGTTGATTGGCTCATAAAAAAGGATGTTATGCAGATTTTGGCATGTACGAGCTCAAATTGATAGCATAATAATGTGAGGAATAAATTACATTGGGTAAAGAGTTCATGCTGGAAGCAGGCAATGGGACCAGAAACATGAAAACAAGATAAATTGATTAATTGTTCTTCCAGACACAGTTATTGATTCTGATAAATTGTTAAGCTTAAATTTCCCAATCTTGAAACTGGACATATAAATCCCTTTCCATTATTTTTCACTTCAAACCACAAGGGCATGCTTCTGTAACTGGATAACACATTGCTCTCAAGCCACTCAaatttcattacataattactcAGGTAGTTTATCAAGAATGAGGTGCAAAAATCTTCATCAAAATTTATTGTGTTTCACACAGACATCCCTAAGTTGTTAACATATATTTTCTGTCTACTACCGAAATCAAATGCTGGAACAGAACTTATCCGGTTAATATCCTTTCTGATCTTACAAGGAAATATCTGGAACAAATAATTCATACCTTCAAATTGGCTCCTTCTAAATTAGCTCCTTCCAAGTTGGCATTAGTAAGATCAGCAGTCTGAAAGAGGTTCAAAGAATTTTATGTTTCATTCATGAATAGGCTGACAAAACTAAAACGATTACCAAGATAGAAGGTTGGGAACATAGGTATGGTGAAAACAGATGAGGCAGTTATACTTTCCTACTGCTAGGGTTGATAAGGTTATATAGGTGGCATTTATGCCTTCTATGCTCTAAACCTGTAGGTGTGCAGATCGCAGATCTGCACCGCAGAAGCTACAGTTCACCAAACAAGCATCTGCATTGTAGAAAGAAAATTCATCAGGACAACATTCATTCACTCAGtaattgttgtttacaaaatatgAAAAGACATTTAAGGACAACACTTACATTAGAAAAAGAACAGCCTAGAAAGGAACTTACTTCTCAGATCTTCGGACAAAAAATCTTTGAAAAAGGGAAGGCATTTTGAATTTTACTAGAGATCTAAGAATCTAATACAAGCATACGTCACAAATGACAAATATGGCTCATTGAAAAAGAGTTTGAACAGAATAAAGAATTGGGCCCAAACAAATACAAGCATAAAGAATTGGATCCAAACAAATAAAGAATCTAATACAAGCTGATAGGGTTCTCGATTTAGCAAATCTCGCCAAAGATCATCTCCAATatcatatcttttattttagttagttatctttatttatttgctatatattttgtatgttttttatttaattatcttgcttgattagcaagatatgtttagggtttagaattctataaataatactagaattctattgtattttgattctttgagaaataaagtataaatttATTCTCATTCCCGGTTCTGGCAGAAATCgcccctagcacctcaactagggtttatcttatTCTTATATTTGTTCGTTCAATCCGTGGTGCTCAGCTCGATAGGTCAAGAACCTATCAAccggtgctttcattgagagaaATTTGCGTCTGGAGAATAGTGGAGTTAGTGTTTTAGGAGATTTGAGATGGAGGAAGAGTAAATCAATGGAAGCACCAGTTGATAGGTTCTTGACCTATCGAGCTGAGCACCACGGATTGAAAAAAACAAATACTATAAGAataagataaaccctagttgaggtgctagggggcgatttccgccagaaccgggaatgagaataagtttatactttatttctcaatgaatcaaaatacaatagaattctattatttatagaattctaaaccctaaacgtatcttgctaatcaagcaaaataattaaataaaaagcatacaaaagatatagaaaataaataaagataactaactaaaataaaagatatgatATTCAAAGATATGATATTGGAGATGATCTTTGGCGAGATTTGCTAAATCGAGGACCCTATCACAAGCACACATCGCAAATGACAAATATGGCTCATTGAAAAAGAGTTAGAACAGAATAAAGAATTGGGCACAAACAAAACATGTTAGCAACTTGGGGTATAGTAGGGTGATAAAAGGAAGTTTTCAGGAACATTATCATGGGTTGACATGAATGTCTTTCCACTCATAGAACTTTTCAAGAATTCAACTAgctttcattaaaaaaaaaggaaagcgCAATACATATATAGGTGTGTTTTTATAATATTACATAACGTGTTTTACTCACAATGTGACATGAGAAATGTTAGGCTAAATTCAAGTGTATGATTTCATGGAGCAACAAGTACAAGATAATTAATAGCTTGATTCTGGAATAGAGATTCCTATTATGATCCATTTAGCTGCCTTCTAGTGCTTTCGGTGTGCTTCCAAGTGATCATTAAACAAGGAACTATAAGTATAAAATGGTTTAGTTATGGTGAATCATGATGGAAAGTTccttttcaattcaattcacaTATAATAGGCAATGCCAACAAAGATAAATGAACTTAACCAATGGAGTTTACCTTGAAGGTTTGCACTCTGGAGATTGGCACCAGCTAAAAGAGCTCCACGGAGATTTGCTCCAGTGAACTCACATCTTCCCTAGGCAAAAGAGATTCACAGAAGATGACAAACATGATCTGACATAGATTTGACTAAACTAAATGATGGTTCAAGTATGATGAGACATCCAGACCAGTAGAATCTAACTCCATCATCCCAAGTTACATGTGAATTTCTGGTAGAATCCAACCAAATAAAAAGCAAAATTATACAGACTTACTCACGCAGAGTGGCATTGTGAAATATGGAGGCTTCAGCATCCACATCCTGTGGCAAACAAAAGAATGTGTATATCTCAACTTGGCTTTGTGAAGCTACTAATAAAGACAGTTCTCTTCAGGGATACTCACCCTGAACTTTGCACATTGAAGATTAGCACGAGAAAAGAACACATTTTTGAGACATGCATAACTAAAATCCACAAATGATAGATCCTGCATtttttgaaaacacaaaattgaCTCAGAAATAAAACTTGTTGATAGTTAAAGGTGAAAAAGCTCTTGTTACTAATAAAAGAGATCATACCAGTTTAGAAAGATCAAGCCCAGAGAGATTAACACCTCGAAACCTGACCTTCTCAGACTGTGAGCATTTAATGATATCAATGCGAGTCAATTCAGTACCCATTTCAGTTTCTTCTTTCCTCTTAACCAAAGATGCATTAATTTCATCCATTAACCCCTGGGATCAGACATGCAAGGCCCGTCAAGTAGTAGATCAAATGATCAATACGCACTATCCAGTAGCACATCAAGAAAGAAATTTTCAGCAATAATTGCAAATTATGAGTCCCCATATTCTCTTAGATTGGACAAACAATGTATAAGTACAATGTGCAAAATGTCGAACTTCACAAAATAATGATTTAAATTTCAAGTTTGTGAGTCCTATCATTTTCATGCATACAATATATTCTCTTCAGATGCTTGTGCAATAGAATTTAACCAGCTCAAAACAGATTATCTCGAATAAAGGATCTTGAAGACGATCATGGTGCTCACAGAAACAAAGCATCAACCTGCCAATGCTATACATGGGCTGGAGCTTCAATCTTGTATAAAATCTCAATGGACCAAGTGCATTGGTAGACTGAATCTCCAGTCATGAATATTTTTTACTTTGAGAAATTAAGTTACTGGAATCACAAAATCTAGGGCATAATCCTTCAAACGCAATCCATTTTGACAAAGACATGAATAACTAGTATTTTACATTTGCACAAACAACAGAATCAGTTGAGAAAAATGTATCACTTTCCTTATGCAAAGTTGAAGAAGCTTATAAGAAAGGATATCCAATAATAAAAAACAAGGAGCAAATCATTTACTTAATACAGATGGAATGTGCAATGAGTATTTGATGACTCACAAGAAGCTGGAAATATTCAGCCTCTCGCAAGAGCTCTGAATATTCAGTCTCTGTCATGGAAGGAACCACGCCATCTCTCAGCCAATTCAAAATATGCCGAAAATGTTTTCcatccctatcaacaaaaacaTAACCCTGCAATAATACTAATAACAATTTAAAATCTTTTGGACGAAAGATAGCCAGAGATTTGTTAAAAGGAGATTTCATTTAAAAAACATATAACATCAACATTGCAGAGAGTTGATTGTGTCTTTAATACATGTCAAtccaaaaaaattctttttcatGTACCATGTACATGCAAACGTTATTATGAATCACCGAGCAAAACTgtatttgatattttgataaatttgcTCTCGTGTTGTGCATAAATACATGGACAGAGTAACAGCTGAATATGTCATGCAACTTTCAATTAAATTTACTTCATAGAAGAGATTTCAGTAATAAATCTAGCACGTTCTTTCTTTGACAGCCAAATAACCCTTTTGGAGTAATAAAAGAATGATGCAAGCTGTGGCTATAAAGGTACACAAATTTTTTGATGTCTTTAAGCAACTAGTCATGTACCTTATCAGAATCTTGACAGACTGTGTGGCGACCACTGAACATTGCTGCAAGCATCGAATCGGGTTCTCGCTGTGTCAATGTATCAATTGTCGTGCAAAACTTTTTGCCACCTACAAAAAATAAGAACCATTTTCTCAGCGAACATTTCACCCCAGTAACATTGATATGACGTACTGGAACACAAAAGCATACCCTAATGGTAAGGTTTAACCAAAATATAACTAAAAGCAGTCCCAGAACCACCCCAATGAATTTCTGTTTGAACCAACAACCTCATACTGTGCAAAGGCGAATCCTATTCGACCTTTAGGGGGTCTTTAGGTGATAGCCGTGATTTAAGTATTCATGCCTGATCCAATATTCAAAGTTGTTCAATTCATCGATGTATGGGTGGATTAGCCTATACTATTTTTGTATATCTAAGCTACAACCCAAACTAAAAGCCATCTCATCAAAGAAAACCATCAATTTATAATCTTTAGAAATATTGATCTAGGGGTTAATTCTTAATTCAATTTGAGGTTTTCCATTTTACACAGAACACACACACAATCACACACGGACAGAGAGCTAGATGATATTATCTTCAACTTCAAGAAAGGCTAGCAAATTGTAGATATGGTATGCAATATCGCACTCTAATGTTTCGGGGAACTATAATCATAATAAACTGATACTAGATGATAATCAATAGGTGCTGAAGTTTCACTAAGTTAATCTCAGTATTGAATTGAAGAATTAAGCGCCTGTACAGGCAGATGTGCAAACACATAGGCAAGTCCATTCATAGATATTCACTGGCCAACACAAAATACGAATCATAAACACATCATAATTAAAGGTCTGTATGAATATATATTTGTGCGACATGTTGACCTGAATATAAAGAGGGGGAAAGAGAGACCTATATTGAGGCGGACTATGGAAGCAGCAGCATCGGAGTTGAAGGTCATTGCAAGCGAGATAGTGTTGATGGGAATAGGGGTTTGGAGAAGTGGTGAGTGATCAGATAGAGGGCAAGATTGTGGGTTTCTGCTCTGCGTCATTAATACGGATGGATGATGAATTGGAAGGCGAATAACTTGCTAGCCTTGCAAAATGGTCCCTACATTTTCACACCTTTAATAATTTACGAAATCATCCCTACATCTTTCCGACTATTTTCTTGCCTACTCGAGTTTGTACGTTTTTATTCTAAATGTTCTAATTAACTTGGctcatttatttctctttctttctttcttttatttattttattttattttattttactctctatgttttatgttttatgataggagttttatttagtttgagcattagttttaagaaatgaaaaaaaaaataagttgaataagttggtgaaatgtgaatctcacttatatataataGTTTTATTGTGGAACCTATTACCCGTGAAATATGaatgataaatttaaaatagcaaaaaaatactagaatttttattgtgggacaaGGGAGTacctttatttaaattatttaacaaatttcttaatctccgtgctaAAACAAAAGTTTCAACTTAGTTGAGAATGAAGGCATAATacattttactatattttactaaaaaattatactatccaaaaaatattaattcataTAACTAAGTATATCAAAAAATTTACATGAGATATTATATTCTTCTTTCGTCCTAAAAAAATAAGGATATTTGGAATGACatgaaaattaatatataattgataatGTAAGATAGAAAAGGAGAATAgttaaaatagtactccttccgtccacgaaaaatagaacacgtttgccatttttggttgtccgcgaaaaatagagcacttttaaaaaagaaaagttttcaacaacttctctattacttttttccctttctctcttatttttttccttctctcttattttttttc
It contains:
- the LOC121792290 gene encoding FH protein interacting protein FIP2-like isoform X1; this translates as MTQSRNPQSCPLSDHSPLLQTPIPINTISLAMTFNSDAAASIVRLNIGGKKFCTTIDTLTQREPDSMLAAMFSGRHTVCQDSDKGYVFVDRDGKHFRHILNWLRDGVVPSMTETEYSELLREAEYFQLLGLMDEINASLVKRKEETEMGTELTRIDIIKCSQSEKVRFRGVNLSGLDLSKLDLSFVDFSYACLKNVFFSRANLQCAKFRDVDAEASIFHNATLRECEFTGANLRGALLAGANLQSANLQDACLVNCSFCGADLRSAHLQTADLTNANLEGANLEGANLKGAKLTNANLKGANLQRAYLRHVNLRETDLEGAKLDGANLLGAIR
- the LOC121792290 gene encoding FH protein interacting protein FIP2-like isoform X2, giving the protein MLAAMFSGRHTVCQDSDKGYVFVDRDGKHFRHILNWLRDGVVPSMTETEYSELLREAEYFQLLGLMDEINASLVKRKEETEMGTELTRIDIIKCSQSEKVRFRGVNLSGLDLSKLDLSFVDFSYACLKNVFFSRANLQCAKFRDVDAEASIFHNATLRECEFTGANLRGALLAGANLQSANLQDACLVNCSFCGADLRSAHLQTADLTNANLEGANLEGANLKGAKLTNANLKGANLQRAYLRHVNLRETDLEGAKLDGANLLGAIR